The following DNA comes from Sinorhizobium mexicanum.
GCCGTCGTCCTGACAAGCACGTCGTGGTCACCGATATCCGGCACGGGACGTTCGGCGATCTTGAGATTTTGCGGGCCGATTGCGTCGATGCTCCATTCCCTCATCCATTTCGTCATGATCATTCCTTTTACGTGGATAGTGATGGCGCGAGCATAGTGTTGAAATCAAATCGCCAGTTGCGATAAGATTTCCCGTATTGGTTCTCAAATGGATACAAACTCATGGAGAGGCTGAACGGTATTTCCGTCTTCGTGGAGGTCGCCGATGCCGGCGGTTTCTCCGCCGCCGCTGAGCGGCTGAACCTTTCCCGCTCGGCCGTGGGCAAGACGATCGCGCGGCTCGAGCAGCGGCTCGGCGTGCGGCTCTTTCATCGCACCACCCGGACACAAAGCCTGACCGACGAGGGCCAGCTCTTCTACCGGAGCTGCCTGAAGGCGCTTGATGAGGTCCGGGGCGCCGAGGCCTTACTTGAATCCGGCAAGCAGGAAATTCGCGGTCGCTTGCGTATTTCGATGCCTGTTCTCTTCGGCCGCCAATGCGTGGCACCGCTGCTGCACGAGTTGGTGCGCGCGCATCCGCATCTGGAGCTCGATCTTTCCTTCAACGACCGCGTCGTCGATCTTTTCGATGAGGGCTTCGATCTCGCTGTCCGCAACGGTTCCGCCGGCACTGACCCGAGCCTCATGGCACGGGCGATCGCCGATCAGCGCATGACTGTCTGCGCCGCGCCCGCCTATCTCGAAGCACATGGCACACCGACAAGCCTTGACGACCTCACCAGCCACGATGCCGTTCTCTACGCGCGGAGCGGATACCAGCGCCCTTGGTCCTTTCCCATCAACGGGAACATGACCGAAGACGTGACGCCGAAGACCCGTTTGCGGCTGGATGATCTTGCCGCCATCGCCGCTGCCGCGGCCGATGGCCTTGGTCTTGCCTGGCTGCCTTGCTGGCTGGTGCGCGAGCGCGTGCAGCGCGGCGAGCTCGTGCGGGTGCTCACGGACCGACCCGGGCAAATCTTCAAGGCTTACGCGGTCTGGCCGCAAACACGGCTTATGCTGCCAAAACTCCGGGTGGTGATCGACAAACTCGCCGAGCGGCTGCCGCGCATCATGGAATAACATAAGTGCACGCGATCCGGCCGAAGCCAGTGGGCCGGCGCTGTCGAGCCGATCGAATGATGCTGGCAATGCGGTCACGAAAACGAAACTGTTTGTGTCAAAAACGTAAGTTGTCGGTATCCGCGATCTGGTTAATAAGGAACGGAATCAGCAATGGCTGGCCAGAGCCGGCAAATACCGGGCAGAGTGCTTGACGATCTTTTCCATCAGCGCACGCAAGAAGATACACCTGATCTCGGGGGCCGTGCTCGGCACATTCATCCTCTGCCATTTCTTCAACCATTCGCTCGGCCTGATCTCCATCGACGCCATGGAATCCGGAAGGCGGACATTCAATCTCCTTTGGCACAGCGTGCCTGGGACAATATTGCTCTACGGCGCATTGCTCCTGCATTTCATGATGGCGCTCGAAAGCCTCTACCGGCGCCAGACGCTGCGCATGCCTGCCGGCGAGGCGTTCAAAATCGTCTTCGGCCTCAGCTTGCCTTTCGTGTTGATGGCGCATGTGGTCGCCGCGCGGATCGAACCGCTCTTCACCGGGATCGAAGCCAATTATCCCGACGTTCTGCGATTGCTTTGGGCGAGCCCCATCAACACCGGCCGGCAGACGGCGGCGCTTCTGCTTGCCTGGAGCCATGGATGTCTCGGCGCCTGGTTCTGGATGCGCGGTCGAGCCTGGTTTCCGCGTTATGAGATCCTGCTTTACACGATTGCGCTGCTCGTCCCGATCTTCGCGCTGCTCGGCTTCGTCAACGGTGCGCGGTCGCTTGAGCGCGTCTATGCGGAACATGGGGGTTATGGCGACACGGCTTACGCCAGTCAGAAGCCGCGGTTCGATCCGGCGCTCATGGAAAACATCCGCCTGGCGCTCTACGCCGGTTTCGGCGGCCTGATCGCCGGCACTTTCGCCCTTCGCGCGCTTCCGACGCGGGGGCGA
Coding sequences within:
- a CDS encoding LysR family transcriptional regulator, translating into MERLNGISVFVEVADAGGFSAAAERLNLSRSAVGKTIARLEQRLGVRLFHRTTRTQSLTDEGQLFYRSCLKALDEVRGAEALLESGKQEIRGRLRISMPVLFGRQCVAPLLHELVRAHPHLELDLSFNDRVVDLFDEGFDLAVRNGSAGTDPSLMARAIADQRMTVCAAPAYLEAHGTPTSLDDLTSHDAVLYARSGYQRPWSFPINGNMTEDVTPKTRLRLDDLAAIAAAAADGLGLAWLPCWLVRERVQRGELVRVLTDRPGQIFKAYAVWPQTRLMLPKLRVVIDKLAERLPRIME